From Candidatus Hydrogenedentota bacterium, one genomic window encodes:
- a CDS encoding beta-galactosidase, which produces MRYDAAVSSAGRRWAACASVLLTVLAGTGTQAEIPGDDKLPDAGVIDGKASLTTGELADEAEIPRFNPRCEDIASKNLVRNSSFECGTDLWSSLGKPAGWGGDLSGLYGALESGGAWHGDSCLRIDLGPGVTPVTCFDVWPPVRVTQHAPLAANVGWMTVTRGQPLTLSAYLRASVPGAKARFLFRFAKNALGPIQEASREFTLSMEWTRYTFTQTALDEDVCVAIGPDMTEMPGAAASFWLDAVQLEAGAGATEFETREPVELGITTGRYGNVYEESGPVTFTVCADNRSDEDVFLALRLELEDYFGTALPPAAFRVDVPRGRHVTVPWDVSVPGKGCYRGNVTWAANGRDHARKITLTVIEPYPYGDSVFGLNHPATTREQLRLLAKAGIRWVRTWAVNWEWVEPVQGQISWTAPDEQVAYLASAGMRALVLFPNPSTNWASSAPATIENRLWYRMAYAPTDPQRLFDFVGKAVNRYRQSCEYWEFLNEPVWVPDFCLPQSGGYKVADYIQLLEGAYRAIKAADPNAAVIGGLAIEPKHIFGDEFISQGGLGYCDILNLHPYGGLTVPEEFIKDFERIQNAMRQSGQRKPIWATETAYYAVDDKPWTPWAPPPGHFSAGLLLPDERTAADYIVRHAIIMLAYGTARIFYHEPIEGMVNNGAMDIENTFLGVDAVPRKCYAALSALANMLGPSPRYAGPLDASSADNVHGYAFQCDDCALLAAWTGKQDGESKTIELVVPEGCTVYNVMGNKAPGEKALLTESPIYLRSSSMTAEALLAACTVQGTAV; this is translated from the coding sequence ATGCGATACGATGCGGCCGTGTCAAGCGCAGGCAGGCGATGGGCCGCGTGTGCAAGCGTTCTTCTTACGGTCCTGGCCGGGACTGGCACACAGGCCGAAATACCGGGTGACGACAAGCTTCCTGACGCGGGCGTGATAGACGGCAAGGCCTCCCTGACAACGGGCGAACTCGCGGACGAAGCCGAGATTCCGCGATTCAACCCCCGATGCGAAGACATTGCATCGAAAAACCTCGTTCGGAATTCCTCGTTCGAATGCGGCACGGACCTGTGGTCGTCGCTCGGCAAACCGGCGGGATGGGGAGGAGATTTGTCGGGCCTGTACGGCGCGCTCGAATCCGGAGGGGCGTGGCATGGCGACAGTTGCCTGAGGATCGATTTGGGACCGGGCGTCACGCCCGTCACGTGTTTCGATGTATGGCCGCCTGTGCGCGTCACGCAACATGCGCCGCTCGCGGCAAACGTCGGCTGGATGACCGTTACGCGCGGCCAGCCGCTCACGCTGTCGGCTTATTTGAGAGCCAGCGTCCCGGGAGCAAAGGCACGGTTCCTGTTCCGCTTCGCGAAGAACGCTTTGGGCCCCATCCAGGAGGCCTCGCGCGAATTCACGCTGTCGATGGAATGGACTCGGTATACATTCACCCAAACCGCCCTGGACGAAGATGTCTGCGTGGCCATCGGACCGGATATGACCGAGATGCCCGGCGCCGCGGCCTCGTTCTGGCTCGACGCGGTTCAGCTCGAAGCGGGCGCCGGGGCGACGGAATTCGAAACCCGCGAACCCGTCGAGCTGGGAATAACCACCGGCCGTTACGGAAACGTATATGAGGAGTCCGGGCCCGTAACGTTCACGGTCTGCGCGGATAACCGCAGCGACGAGGATGTTTTTCTTGCGCTCAGACTCGAACTGGAAGACTACTTCGGGACCGCATTGCCGCCCGCCGCTTTTCGCGTTGATGTTCCCCGCGGCCGGCACGTGACCGTGCCATGGGACGTTTCTGTTCCTGGCAAGGGATGCTACCGCGGAAATGTTACGTGGGCCGCCAACGGGCGGGACCATGCCCGGAAGATAACATTGACGGTGATCGAGCCCTATCCCTACGGCGATTCGGTGTTCGGGCTCAATCATCCCGCCACGACCCGCGAACAACTGAGGCTGCTCGCGAAAGCTGGCATCCGCTGGGTTCGGACCTGGGCCGTCAATTGGGAATGGGTGGAACCCGTGCAAGGCCAGATTTCCTGGACGGCGCCGGATGAGCAAGTTGCGTATCTGGCATCCGCGGGCATGAGGGCGCTGGTCTTGTTTCCGAACCCTTCGACGAATTGGGCGTCGTCCGCGCCGGCGACGATCGAGAACAGGCTATGGTACCGCATGGCGTACGCGCCCACGGACCCGCAACGGCTGTTTGATTTCGTCGGGAAGGCCGTGAACAGGTACCGGCAATCATGCGAATACTGGGAGTTCCTGAACGAACCGGTGTGGGTGCCCGATTTCTGCCTGCCCCAGAGCGGCGGATACAAGGTCGCTGACTATATCCAGCTGCTCGAAGGCGCGTACCGCGCGATCAAGGCGGCGGACCCCAATGCTGCCGTTATTGGCGGGCTGGCCATCGAACCCAAGCACATCTTTGGTGATGAATTCATCAGCCAGGGCGGGCTCGGGTACTGCGATATCTTGAACCTGCATCCCTATGGCGGGCTGACTGTTCCCGAAGAATTCATCAAGGACTTTGAGCGAATTCAGAACGCGATGCGCCAGTCGGGGCAACGCAAACCCATATGGGCCACGGAAACCGCCTATTACGCGGTAGATGACAAGCCCTGGACCCCCTGGGCGCCGCCTCCGGGACATTTTTCCGCGGGACTGCTCTTGCCCGATGAGCGGACTGCCGCCGACTATATTGTGCGCCATGCGATCATCATGCTCGCATACGGCACAGCCAGGATTTTCTATCATGAGCCGATCGAGGGCATGGTCAATAACGGCGCGATGGATATTGAGAACACGTTTCTCGGTGTTGACGCCGTGCCCAGGAAGTGCTATGCGGCGCTCTCCGCCCTCGCCAACATGCTTGGGCCGTCGCCGCGATATGCGGGTCCGCTGGATGCATCCAGCGCAGACAACGTACACGGCTACGCCTTTCAGTGCGATGATTGCGCGCTGCTGGCGGCTTGGACGGGGAAACAGGATGGGGAATCGAAGACCATCGAGCTTGTGGTTCCCGAAGGGTGCACGGTTTACAACGTCATGGGGAACAAGGCCCCCGGCGAAAAGGCCCTTCTCACGGAATCGCCCATATACCTGCGGTCGAGTTCCATGACGGCCGAGGCGTTGCTCGCCGCATGCACGGTCCAAGGCACGGCAGTGTGA
- a CDS encoding isocitrate lyase/PEP mutase family protein has translation MNPRETLQHLLRTERPLVMPDAYDGLSARVIEAAGFKAVQCSGFSIALASRAIPETKLGFEKNLEITTDIVNSVGVPVMADGEDGFGPPERVFEAVRAFVDAGVSGINIEDQVLPPPETKRVVDRSLMIEKIRAAREAATAAGADDLVVNARTDALTACPQRTEGLREAVERGNAYLDAGADMIFVIGVDTLAEAARAAREIHGPVSIAAGMPNNAGAMSIAELRQCGIARVSLPTVAILSSLRALTQTLSIIHREGSFREL, from the coding sequence ATGAATCCTCGAGAGACACTTCAACACCTGCTGCGAACGGAACGTCCTCTCGTGATGCCAGACGCGTACGACGGTCTCAGCGCCAGGGTGATAGAAGCGGCCGGGTTCAAAGCGGTGCAATGTTCGGGATTCAGCATTGCTTTGGCATCGCGAGCGATTCCCGAGACAAAACTCGGGTTTGAAAAGAACCTCGAGATCACAACCGACATCGTCAACTCCGTCGGGGTTCCTGTCATGGCCGACGGGGAAGACGGGTTCGGTCCGCCGGAACGCGTGTTCGAGGCGGTACGCGCATTTGTTGACGCGGGCGTTTCGGGAATCAACATCGAGGATCAGGTTCTGCCACCGCCCGAAACCAAGCGTGTCGTCGACCGTTCGTTGATGATCGAGAAGATCCGTGCGGCTCGCGAGGCCGCGACAGCGGCGGGCGCGGATGATCTCGTGGTAAACGCACGAACCGACGCGTTGACAGCCTGCCCCCAGCGAACCGAAGGTTTGAGGGAAGCCGTGGAACGCGGCAACGCGTATCTCGACGCGGGAGCAGATATGATTTTCGTGATAGGCGTCGACACGCTGGCCGAGGCGGCCCGGGCCGCACGCGAGATCCACGGTCCGGTGAGCATCGCCGCGGGAATGCCCAACAACGCCGGCGCGATGTCGATCGCCGAGCTCCGGCAATGCGGGATTGCCCGCGTCAGTCTTCCTACTGTCGCGATTCTATCCTCGCTCCGGGCATTGACCCAGACCCTTTCCATTATTCACCGCGAGGGAAGTTTCCGGGAACTG
- a CDS encoding PfkB family carbohydrate kinase, with product MESPDIENQPIRIVGAGICCLDHIVVAPTVPWGNTAPVREYCMQGGGLVATALVACARLGAQTELLSMLGDDAAADHILAELGAEHVSTAHVLRQPGGASPFSFIHVDEETGERTIFHRRATGMEWRTMDRGLLAGARAVLVDGYYPELARDAVRAARDCGVPTVADTVPGEANAEWLRDVSVLIAPRHYLRAGGFGNDLERALDAIHAMGPATAVVTLGADGWVASAPEGRSKGNAFQVDVVDTVGAGDVFHGAYAYGLARDWPTARCAEFAAAVAAVKCTRVGGRAGIPTLGQALEFLRARSANGWTGIA from the coding sequence ATGGAAAGCCCGGACATAGAGAACCAGCCTATCCGTATTGTCGGGGCGGGCATCTGTTGTCTCGATCACATCGTGGTCGCGCCCACGGTTCCTTGGGGCAACACAGCGCCGGTGCGCGAGTACTGTATGCAGGGCGGCGGACTGGTTGCGACGGCCCTTGTGGCCTGCGCGCGCCTGGGCGCCCAAACGGAATTGCTGAGCATGCTGGGGGATGACGCGGCGGCGGACCACATCCTTGCGGAGCTGGGCGCCGAACATGTGTCGACCGCTCATGTGCTGCGCCAGCCGGGAGGGGCCAGCCCGTTCAGCTTCATCCATGTGGACGAGGAGACGGGCGAGCGCACGATCTTCCACCGGCGCGCCACAGGAATGGAATGGCGAACGATGGACCGGGGTCTTCTGGCGGGCGCTCGGGCGGTACTGGTCGACGGCTACTATCCCGAGCTCGCCCGCGACGCCGTGCGCGCCGCGCGGGACTGCGGTGTGCCGACGGTGGCCGACACGGTACCCGGCGAGGCTAACGCGGAATGGCTCCGCGACGTGAGCGTGCTGATCGCGCCGCGCCACTACTTGCGCGCAGGCGGGTTCGGCAACGACCTCGAACGGGCGCTGGACGCGATCCACGCGATGGGACCCGCCACGGCGGTCGTTACCCTGGGTGCCGACGGATGGGTGGCCTCCGCCCCCGAAGGCCGCTCGAAAGGCAATGCGTTTCAGGTCGACGTGGTGGACACGGTGGGCGCCGGCGACGTGTTTCACGGGGCTTACGCCTACGGTCTGGCGCGTGACTGGCCCACGGCGCGGTGTGCCGAATTCGCCGCGGCCGTCGCCGCCGTCAAGTGCACCCGCGTAGGCGGCCGCGCCGGCATCCCCACGCTGGGACAAGCCCTGGAATTCCTGCGGGCCCGCAGCGCCAACGGCTGGACCGGCATCGCCTGA
- a CDS encoding DeoR/GlpR family DNA-binding transcription regulator has protein sequence MRRTLIPERWEWIIQLVESRGGASIGELVQCVGISPATVRRDLRHLQERGLIERTRGGAAPSRPMRTDRAFAETHLVNPDEKARIGRAAAGLVAANDVVMVDGGYAAYQTARHLNAPGVTVITNSFVVVQALIPRGDVALVMAGGEVSAETGTTAGPAAEQQLAQLIANKAILGADAVSPEEGLSSPLLATAQTQKAMIAASREVIVVADHAKLGQFSLYKVAPVTAITTLVTDDGADEKILDAFRRAGAEVIAVSTSG, from the coding sequence TTGAGAAGGACCCTGATACCAGAACGATGGGAGTGGATTATCCAGCTTGTGGAGTCCCGGGGCGGCGCGAGCATCGGGGAGCTTGTCCAATGTGTCGGAATCTCCCCTGCTACGGTGCGCCGCGACCTGAGGCATCTTCAAGAACGGGGCCTCATCGAGCGCACGCGCGGCGGCGCGGCGCCGAGCCGCCCCATGCGCACGGATCGGGCATTCGCCGAAACCCACCTCGTCAATCCGGACGAGAAGGCGCGCATCGGCCGTGCGGCGGCGGGGCTGGTGGCGGCCAATGACGTGGTCATGGTGGACGGCGGGTATGCCGCCTATCAGACCGCACGCCATCTTAACGCCCCGGGCGTGACGGTTATCACCAATTCCTTTGTTGTGGTGCAGGCGCTGATTCCCCGCGGTGACGTGGCACTGGTCATGGCTGGCGGAGAGGTAAGCGCCGAGACCGGGACCACCGCCGGGCCCGCTGCCGAACAGCAGCTGGCTCAACTCATCGCGAACAAGGCGATCCTCGGCGCGGATGCGGTCTCGCCCGAGGAGGGCCTCAGCTCGCCCCTGCTCGCCACGGCCCAGACCCAGAAGGCCATGATTGCCGCGTCGCGTGAGGTGATCGTGGTTGCCGACCACGCCAAGCTGGGTCAATTCTCCCTGTATAAGGTCGCCCCGGTGACTGCAATCACCACTCTGGTGACCGACGACGGGGCTGATGAAAAGATTCTCGACGCCTTCCGCCGCGCAGGCGCGGAGGTGATCGCGGTTTCCACTTCGGGCTAG
- a CDS encoding glycoside hydrolase family 2 TIM barrel-domain containing protein produces the protein KLYHNFIGKGWYRRTVAIPEDWQGRRIFLCFGGVYRSAKIWVNGQLVGSHLGYVSDFEFDVSSHAAPGRSIDVVVLVDSEQRWNEDALQGCMDIIDHLFTYWGGIWSHVTLEARSSAWIQDVFVEPRTDPAGCVVTAALQGELNRARRVRLDIRDAAGVRVASTQQDAPADGKIRVEMDLPGARPWTPESPCLYAAHAVVTDEGNTDLDRVETRFGLRTIEIRGTDFYVNGAKYYLNGYGDDCVYPDTIAPPADRQFYVDRLRVAKSYGFNYVRHHSHFVAPEYYDACDEVGMFVSPELPIGYPRFYDRAQGAALELYKSEWTAAIKRYRNHPAIFDWCMGNEQWEGMPRVGPDLYRIAKELDTTRPVIDSDGISSWGFFDGTRDRPTLDFYTVMFDILTTPFDNPDKFKTGKPLKPIITHEEGNFVHFPQLDEIELFGATFKPFWLADCRDRVERAGLLGEAPEWSKASQRVYLLCHKANIEALRKNPCISGYDWWLLQPWYCGSNGLLDVHRRPITVTPEEVRRFNGPVVVLQDGLRQTYSGGEPARVELMVSNYSGTAFGHGVVTCALVSSGQTLDTRTIDVGPVANGDVKPLGTLEFALPDAAEPQCLGIQVSLEAGGLRQSNDWTLWVYPKGAPDLTQQAPLYASSDTMSLLAPFLPQPMPDREALPSPAVYVARQPNGALLRAAEQGSCVLLLSPAGVFPTDCTTFKSAWWLGVFDGDSNAGTYVYDNPVTRGLTPGGWCDASWFHLLQGAQTLLLDGLPAQPEVLIRALNTHGAPHPFSRYVDFEYVWRNKALLVQAKVGKGALIISGLNFDVAARNGGPEAAYVLGRLISHACGFPQPEAEWSREFVEDALEKSAFTKGPLVSGFSRLLYHKGEEARGQSYRERDAAVCRIRQEEPLHRVEWESAPAPDAPWATFVFAGGFPFTEPPLKNPGFTLTVNGHPVLDFDTSKTQTLWQGKDGQSALLYVPGHVQPSWSATAGLFYLAVPKNLLAPGKPCRIGVRSRGSDRGRYFGLNPYADILQAGFPCER, from the coding sequence GAAGCTTTATCACAATTTCATCGGCAAAGGATGGTACCGGCGAACGGTGGCGATTCCCGAAGATTGGCAGGGCCGCCGCATCTTTCTGTGCTTTGGCGGCGTGTATCGTTCGGCGAAGATTTGGGTGAACGGCCAACTTGTGGGCTCGCACCTGGGGTACGTGTCCGATTTCGAGTTTGATGTGAGTTCGCATGCGGCGCCGGGCCGCTCGATCGATGTCGTGGTGCTGGTTGACTCGGAGCAGCGATGGAATGAGGACGCGCTCCAGGGCTGCATGGATATTATCGACCACCTTTTCACGTACTGGGGCGGCATCTGGAGTCACGTTACGCTCGAAGCCCGTTCTTCAGCGTGGATACAAGACGTGTTCGTCGAACCCCGTACGGACCCGGCGGGTTGCGTCGTCACGGCGGCGCTCCAAGGCGAATTGAACCGTGCGCGACGCGTCCGGCTCGACATCCGCGACGCCGCTGGCGTCCGGGTGGCTTCCACACAACAGGACGCCCCCGCCGACGGGAAAATCCGGGTTGAAATGGACCTTCCTGGCGCGCGGCCATGGACCCCGGAGTCGCCTTGCCTCTACGCCGCGCACGCGGTGGTGACGGACGAAGGAAACACCGATCTCGATCGGGTAGAAACCCGGTTTGGCCTGCGAACGATTGAAATACGCGGGACGGATTTCTACGTAAACGGCGCGAAGTATTACCTGAACGGCTACGGAGACGATTGCGTGTACCCGGACACGATCGCGCCGCCGGCGGACCGGCAGTTCTACGTGGACCGGCTCCGGGTGGCGAAATCGTACGGGTTCAATTATGTCCGTCATCACAGCCACTTTGTTGCACCCGAGTATTACGACGCGTGCGACGAGGTAGGCATGTTTGTATCGCCTGAGCTTCCCATCGGCTATCCGCGTTTCTACGATCGGGCCCAGGGAGCGGCCCTGGAACTTTACAAATCGGAGTGGACGGCGGCGATCAAGCGGTATCGGAACCATCCCGCGATCTTTGATTGGTGCATGGGCAACGAGCAATGGGAGGGCATGCCGCGCGTCGGGCCGGATCTTTACCGGATCGCGAAGGAACTGGACACGACGCGCCCGGTGATCGACTCCGACGGCATTTCGTCATGGGGCTTTTTCGACGGCACGAGAGATCGGCCCACACTCGATTTCTACACCGTCATGTTCGACATTCTGACGACGCCCTTCGACAACCCTGACAAGTTCAAGACCGGCAAACCCCTCAAGCCGATCATCACGCACGAAGAAGGCAACTTCGTGCATTTCCCGCAACTGGACGAGATCGAGCTGTTTGGCGCGACGTTCAAACCCTTCTGGCTTGCCGATTGCCGGGACCGCGTCGAGCGCGCGGGACTTCTCGGCGAGGCGCCGGAGTGGTCGAAGGCGTCCCAGCGGGTCTACCTGCTCTGCCACAAGGCGAATATCGAGGCCTTGCGCAAGAACCCGTGCATATCGGGATATGATTGGTGGCTCCTGCAACCGTGGTACTGCGGGTCCAATGGCCTGCTCGACGTGCATCGGCGGCCGATCACGGTGACGCCCGAGGAGGTTCGCCGCTTCAACGGGCCCGTGGTGGTCCTTCAGGACGGTCTTAGACAGACGTATTCGGGCGGCGAACCGGCCCGGGTGGAGCTCATGGTCTCGAACTACTCGGGAACGGCGTTCGGCCACGGTGTTGTGACGTGTGCTCTCGTGAGCAGCGGGCAGACCTTGGATACGCGCACAATTGACGTGGGGCCTGTCGCCAACGGCGATGTGAAGCCGCTGGGTACCCTGGAGTTTGCCCTGCCGGATGCCGCCGAACCACAGTGCCTTGGTATCCAAGTCTCCCTGGAGGCGGGCGGGTTGCGCCAATCCAACGATTGGACGCTGTGGGTCTATCCGAAAGGCGCGCCCGACCTGACGCAGCAGGCGCCACTATACGCGAGCTCTGACACGATGAGCCTGCTGGCGCCGTTTCTGCCGCAACCCATGCCGGACCGCGAGGCGCTTCCCAGTCCCGCGGTATATGTGGCGCGACAGCCCAACGGCGCGCTGCTGAGGGCCGCGGAACAGGGGAGTTGCGTGTTGCTGTTGTCGCCGGCGGGGGTATTCCCGACGGATTGCACCACATTCAAATCCGCGTGGTGGCTGGGGGTGTTTGATGGCGACAGCAACGCGGGAACGTATGTTTACGACAATCCCGTGACCCGCGGATTAACACCCGGAGGCTGGTGCGACGCCTCGTGGTTTCATTTGCTGCAAGGGGCACAGACCCTGCTCCTGGACGGCTTGCCCGCCCAGCCCGAAGTGTTGATCCGCGCGTTGAACACGCATGGGGCGCCCCACCCGTTCTCGCGGTACGTGGACTTCGAGTACGTTTGGCGCAACAAGGCGTTGCTCGTGCAGGCCAAAGTGGGCAAAGGCGCGTTGATTATCAGCGGGCTCAATTTCGACGTGGCGGCGCGCAACGGCGGGCCCGAGGCCGCTTACGTTCTTGGACGCCTCATCAGCCATGCCTGCGGATTTCCGCAACCGGAGGCCGAATGGTCCCGCGAGTTCGTCGAGGACGCGCTCGAGAAGTCCGCATTTACGAAGGGTCCGCTTGTCTCGGGGTTCAGCCGTCTCCTTTACCACAAGGGAGAAGAGGCGCGGGGACAGAGTTATCGCGAGCGAGACGCGGCCGTATGCCGGATACGGCAGGAGGAGCCTCTGCATCGCGTCGAGTGGGAATCAGCCCCGGCGCCCGATGCCCCATGGGCAACGTTTGTCTTTGCGGGCGGGTTCCCGTTTACCGAACCCCCGCTCAAGAATCCGGGCTTCACGCTGACCGTCAACGGGCACCCGGTCCTCGATTTCGATACCTCGAAAACGCAGACATTGTGGCAGGGCAAAGATGGGCAATCGGCGCTGTTGTATGTCCCCGGGCATGTCCAGCCGTCCTGGAGCGCCACCGCGGGTTTGTTTTATCTGGCTGTTCCCAAAAACCTTCTTGCGCCCGGGAAGCCGTGCCGCATCGGGGTGCGTTCGCGGGGCAGCGATCGCGGCCGGTACTTCGGCCTGAATCCGTACGCGGACATCCTGCAGGCGGGCTTTCCCTGTGAGCGATGA